From a single Mycosarcoma maydis chromosome 2, whole genome shotgun sequence genomic region:
- a CDS encoding uncharacterized protein (related to Tuberin): MDPNRLRSPLAAPQSMPSTAAASSSTSSSASVSASKASSSFNNILRTIRGGGRSASSAGSITSGNGILPSTPLAPITTALSGSRSPFEPAISASLEPISPCDLTVIEPPQGGAYDALFEHLRSPLPATSKERDEAVRQRIPKIRALAAAVERQSGPKPIFADDVPLADVFRLCTLLLTAEQPQKLRIEICNLLTLSVKLADKRAANASPALTELRNGAPGSLSSKIPDSDQPLASIDRALFYRLVLSVSASEIDDEETDDNVHVVLAGLSAQLGALQVLTKDGREVVGFPGLILTLTRWLDLAWTETQRIRAQLHPFVDQTGRVGRDAAKHNLDEMAISQTRAISQLSTVERDVQACLHLLTSILKYSFARIPLSHAEMVIRSAAELVIGESTANALTLPSSVIGSPQLKSTPLLGPQRSLAIPTPSSRRSRSRDPRPLMDGYSYYGLETISSTPGSNETSPSATPCSSNKPVSIDAVTSQLHASAKPSSAKSTHAAPMTLATLVPSRDAAVTTVSTRAGADSSASNYWVGPELHLDEVRSCLKLLDATLRYGHLPPACIDVVVKMLCRLLGYLQIDPRSPGFVMAKTDNDEADWRQEVLPVLSNVLRSHCANAAIRSARMILMGSSDSDRSVRLEDPAVLVGAVGFFHLALTHVAEQEQPKHQGATSAASGKVQKEDALAPTLSLALVMPALRAALKRQCDVLDLEVLNLISDLLPSAPVATESQPAAAKRPVPEKQAILDRLPSVHSQTDKIHAEKPFARSDWDALLDLTIEAKRHLEGLKLTNISFSSTSAGTGTTSGPASSANSNHVTHTPPVLAMFKVLDKLSISHPPKVSAESKDLDQKRATDADQVASASSPPWTPKLASFLLTLSPILPDATVSKLVQYYWTQHLCLPSNPDWLSNIRALLQAFFYRDDSQAGTSDQRARYDLVSLLFDHVYNAVQDLTAERDLFMTDVVLPLANSTLSSETDPRTESLLRSVLVHAAVLSGSHIPGPIDPGAEAVQSSDHNQADTDFEEVFIEVRKLLCRLARSAPANKAVAFDTAINETKDDQAHSTSHTSRCSSLTETKARNAALDLIAIFNRMAFSTPWIANSVDRDIDLSIRQRWERKTRAGCIAIFRDLLDLLKVRSTSSSTSGGSACTSTRLAILEWMLRLRTDRQHRVYITGDMDDLIRASAMILMKGPAEAVDGVDLVRQPSAASHAMDGRSRAVSKAPPVAIRNEREGREAHRNLDATARSKSRLRELSRERGRSERSTDSNKRQPGERDRSTSQSRAPRPAAYEHLWRLPQTVSFEMPNISLRSDIIYTYIHARNDMECCAGNTHLHSDKDNKPAPIPVSEFLAVAIDILRSEQDWEVVSYLLCLLPHQLSNKHLFCGPKAQLQVLHLRKEICQGILDDALLPKVILPDDLKKTDVTAVVYETLVTLISYRTLFSRAEQDEMVDAFIRGLKKSHTTARSCIKALSIACYEMQKSFTRFFSHMLLTLTAVRSHMTMSVHILELIATGAQHPACYANFTETDYKRVFSIVLQYIEYHQSPEAATRDDYRASPATFSLSQYVMLMAFYNISLWFVILKIGDRPKYLPYISRGLLKANEAMESLSDQTQVCFDFLARFTHSNADSKPRKSFVNQLIMGSNSAGPSRGKDAARHSKTWLMGNGLLTVSTAKKAGWVEIVIRRPSGTATMLCKLENVPVGILPDENGEKDQLPAMLMMNRDPEVMASPTLEAPKDDLIELAESEEAKGADDKKEGSSIRRRVEERLEISERLRARRPLGPAHFGLAPRPRSSSFSIESFGSSQPPRGALSDELASSSLAMRQVMRDILGTTDKWSTNNESNSAGSVASTAVKAKSTAKEPEVDPSFFALQLSTYPDMLHDTAPILLPDEPATERLIKAVDFTPVVDFHKIGVLYVGPGQEEEVDILSNRHGSRAYTRFLQGLGYLVTLKDQEDVYTGGLDRNNDEHGKHAYVWTDEICQIVYHTATLMPNDERDPIRRSKKALIGNDFVHIVFNESGRDYKFGTIAGQFNYVNVCISPMTRGGVNLGSANPDDAVFYQVTLQRRSGMPEFSPVGDGQLLSAEALPTFVRILALHSNVASQIYLDTGEAMQPYSSNWVSRLAHIRRARHHHLAKLSNADPQHPAAVKHQLAMSANSPMADLYDFTKSF; encoded by the coding sequence ATGGATCCGAACCGATTGCGCTCGCCTTTGGCAGCGCCACAGTCAATGCCCTCTACTGCAgctgcctcttcttccacctcgtcttctgcATCTGTGTCCGCGTccaaagccagcagcagcttcaacAACATTCTCCGCACCATCCGAGGCGGTGGGCGatcggcttcttcagcaGGCTCGATCACCTCTGGCAACGGTATCCTGCCCAGCACACCCCTGGCACCCATCACCACTGCACTTTCAGGCTCTCGGAGTCCCTTTGAACCTGCCATTTCTGCTTCACTTGAGCCCATATCTCCCTGCGATCTCACCGTCATCGAGCCCCCCCAAGGCGGCGCTTACGATGCACTCTTCGAACACCTACGAAGCCCTCTTCCAGCAACCTCAAAGGAGCGAGACGAGGCAGTTCGACAGCGTATACCCAAGATCCGGGCTCTAGCAGCTGCAGTCGAACGTCAGAGCGGTCCAAAGCCAATCTTTGCCGATGATGTGCCCCTCGCCGACGTCTTTCGTCTGTGTACTCTATTGCTTACCGCCGAGCAACCTCAAAAGCTTCGCATCGAAATCTGCAACCTTCTCACCCTGTccgtcaagctcgccgacaaGCGCGCAGCAAACGCCTCTCCCGCCCTTACAGAGCTGCGCAATGGAGCACCCGGTTCTCTCTCGTCCAAGATTCCAGACAGCGACCAGCCTCTTGCATCCATCGATCGCGCATTGTTCTACCGCCTCGTGCTCAGCGTCTCTGCtagcgagatcgacgacgaagagacAGACGACAATGTACACGTCGTTCTTGCAGGACTATCCGCTCAGCTTGGGGCACTCCAGGTTCTTACCAAAGACGGTCGAGAGGTTGTCGGCTTCCCCGGCCTCATCCTGACGCTCACCCGCTGGCTCGATCTGGCCTGGACAGAGACGCAGCGCATTCGTGCACAGCTTCACCCCTTTGTTGACCAGACCGGCAGAGTCGGGCGTGATGCAGCCAAGCACAACCTAGATGAGATGGCCATCTCTCAAACTCGGGCAATATCCCAACTCTCGACCGTCGAGAGAGACGTCCAGGCGTGTCTCCATCTCCTCACGAGTATTCTCAAATACAGCTTCGCAAGAATCCCGCTCTCACACGCCGAGATGGTAATTCGAAGTGCCGCAGAGCTTGTCATTGGCGAGTCGACCGCCAATGCGCTCACCCTTCCCAGCTCGGTCATTGGTTCACCACAGCTCAAGAGCACACCCTTGCTCGGACCACAGCGTAGCTTGGCCATACCAACACCGTCATCCCGTCGCTCCCGCTCTCGTGATCCGAGGCCATTGATGGATGGATACTCGTACTATGGCTTGGAAACCATTAGCTCGACGCCAGGCAGCAACGAGACTTCCCCGTCTGCCACCCCGTGCTCCTCCAACAAACCCGTTTCCATCGATGCAGTCACATCTCAGCTGCACGCCTCTGCAAAGCCCTCTTCCGCGAAGTCGACCCATGCCGCTCCGATGACGCTGGCAACGCTCGTGCCAAGCCGCGATGCGGCCGTAACGACAGTCTCAACCCGAGCAGGCGCAGACTCTTCGGCTTCAAACTACTGGGTCGGGCCTGAACTTCACCTGGACGAGGTTCGCAGCTGcctcaagctgctcgatgcaacACTCCGGTATGGCCATCTCCCTCCCGCCTGCATCGACGTGGTTGTCAAGATGCTCTGTCGACTTCTTGGTTACTTGCAAATTGATCCTCGTTCTCCTGGCTTCGTCATGGCCAAGACAGACAACGACGAGGCCGACTGGCGCCAGGAGGTGCTGCCCGTCCTTTCAAACGTTCTGCGAAGTCACTGCGCGAATGCAGCTATTCGATCGGCGCGCATGATCCTCATGGGATCCTCTGACTCTGACAGGTCTGTGCGTCTCGAGGACCCCGCCGTCTTGGTCGGCGCTGTCGGCttcttccatctcgcttTGACTCACGTAGCAGAACAGGAGCAGCCAAAACATCAAGGTGCGACATCTGCCGCTTCGGGCAAGGTGCAAAAAGAAGATGCTCTCGCACCAACCCTTTCGCTCGCACTTGTTATGCCAGCCTTGCGAGCTGCCCTGAAGCGGCAGTGCGatgtgctcgatctcgaggtCCTGAATCTCATCTCAGATCTGCTTCCTTCCGCTCCCGTCGCTACAGAGTCTCAGCCAGCTGCGGCCAAGCGCCCTGTCCCGGAAAAGCAAGCCATTTTGGACCGTCTGCCATCAGTGCACTCACAAACCGACAAAATTCATGCTGAAAAGCCCTTTGCTCGTTCCGACTGggatgcgcttctcgatctCACCATCGAGGCAAAGAGGCATTTAGAAGGTCTTAAGCTCACAAACATCTCCTTcagctccacctcggcagGCACCGGTACTACCTCTGGGCCAGCCTCATCGGCAAACTCGAACCATGTCACTCATACACCGCCGGTGCTTGCCATGTTCAAGGTGCTGGACAAGCTGAGCATCTCTCACCCACCAAAAGTCTCTGCTGAGTCGAAGGACCTGGATCAAAAGCGTGCAACCGATGCCGACCAAGTAGCATCGGCATCCTCACCTCCTTGGACACCCAAACTGGCCTCGTTCCTGCTTACGCTGTCGCCCATTCTACCCGATGCAACCGTCTCCAAGCTAGTGCAGTACTACTGGACCCAACATCTCTGCCTGCCAAGCAATCCCGACTGGCTGTCCAACATCCGAGCTCTGCTTCAAGCCTTCTTTTACCGTGATGACTCTCAGGCTGGCACATCCGATCAGAGGGCTCGATACGATCTGGTCTCGCTCCTGTTTGACCATGTTTACAATGCCGTGCAGGATCTGACGGCGGAGCGCGATCTGTTCATGACTGATGTCGTCTTGCCTCTGGCCAACTCGACGCTCTCCTCCGAAACAGACCCTCGAACAGAGTCGCTCTTGCGCTCAGTGCTCGTCCACGCGGCTGTACTCAGTGGTTCTCATATTCCCGGCCCCATCGATCCGGGCGCCGAGGCCGTGCAGAGCTCCGATCACAACCAGGCAGACACTGACTTCGAAGAAGTCTTCATTGAAGTTCGAAAGTTGCTGTGCAGGCTTGCGCGCTCTGCTCCTGCGAACAAAGCGGTTGCATTCGATACAGCTATCAACGAGACCAAGGACGATCAAGCACATTCGACTTCACATACTTCACGTTGCAGTTCTCTCACTGAAACGAAAGCACGCAATGCTGCTTTGGACTTGATCGCCATCTTCAATCGTATGGCATTCAGCACACCTTGGATTGCCAACTCGGTCGATCGAGACATTGACCTGTCCATTCGCCAGCGGTGGGAGAGAAAGACTCGCGCTGGAtgcatcgccatcttccgTGACCTTCTCGACCTCCTCAAGGTCAGGAGCACAAGTTCTTCGACGTCTGGCGGTTCTGCTTGCACCTCGACTCGCCTCGCGATTCTCGAATGGATGCTACGTTTGCGCACAGATCGTCAGCATCGCGTCTATATTACGGGCGACATGGACGATCTGATTCGTGCGAGCGCGATGATCCTCATGAAAGGGCCAGCTGAGGCAGTAGACGGTGTCGATCTGGTACGACAGCCAAGCGCAGCCTCGCACGCTATGGACGGGCGCTCTCGAGCAGTCTCGAAGGCCCCACCTGTTGCCATTCGGAATGAGCGAGAGGGCCGCGAAGCGCATCGCAATCTTGATGCGACTGCCAGGTCCAAGTCGCGTCTTCGCGAGCTGTCCAGAGAGAGGGGCCGATCCGAGCGTAGCACCGACTCGAACAAGCGCCAACCAGGCGAACGAGACCGCAGCACCAGCCAGAGCAGGGCGCCACGACCTGCAGCCTATGAACATCTGTGGCGCTTGCCTCAGACTGTATCGTTTGAGATGCCCAACATCTCCCTGCGTAGCGACATCATCTACACTTACATCCATGCGCGCAACGACATGGAATGCTGTGCCGGTAATACGCACCTTCACAGCGACAAGGACAATAAGCCTGCGCCTATTCCTGTGTCTGAGTTTCTCGCCGTCGCCATTGACATCCTTCGTTCCGAACAGGACTGGGAGGTGGTATCGTACCTGCTCTGTCTTCTTCCGCACCAGCTGAGCAACAAGCACCTCTTCTGCGGGCCAAAAGCCCAGCTACAGGTCTTGCACCTACGCAAGGAAATTTGTCAAGGTATTCTCGACGATGCCCTTTTGCCCAAGGTCATCCTGCCGGATGATCTGAAAAAGACCGATGTCACTGCCGTCGTCTACGAGACGCTCGTCACGCTCATCAGTTATCGAACATTGTTTTCACGAGCAGAGCAGGACGAAATGGTGGATGCCTTTATCCGCGGCCTGAAAAAGTCGCACACCACGGCGCGGTCCTGCATCAAGGCTTTGTCCATCGCCTGCTACGAGATGCAAAAGAGCTTTacgcgcttcttctcgcaCATGCTCCTGACACTCACTGCTGTGCGCTCCCACATGACCATGAGCGTTCACATCCTTGAGCTGATCGCCACGGGGGCTCAGCATCCAGCCTGCTATGCCAATTTCACCGAGACCGACTACAAACGTGTCTTTAGCATTGTGCTCCAGTACATCGAATACCACCAGAGTCCCGAGGCAGCGACACGTGACGATTACCGCGCAAGTCCGGCAACCTTCTCGCTTTCGCAGTACGTGATGCTCATGGCGTTCTACAATATCTCTCTCTGGTTTGTCATTCTCAAGATTGGTGATCGACCCAAGTATCTTCCTTACATATCGCGCGGCCTGCTCAAGGCCAACGAAGCCATGGAGTCGCTGTCAGACCAGACACAAGTGTGCTTCGACTTCCTCGCCAGATTCACACATTCCAATGCTGATTCCAAGCCGAGGAAATCGTTTGTCAACCAGCTCATCATGGGTTCAAACTCAGCAGGTCCAAGCAGGGGCAAGGACGCCGCACGTCACTCCAAGACGTGGCTCATGGGCAATGGTCTTCTCACCGTATCGACGGCAAAGAAAGCCGGCTGGGTCGAGATTGTGATCCGTCGCCCATCTGGCACCGCTACAATgctctgcaagctcgagaatGTTCCGGTGGGCATTCTTCCTGACGAGAACGGGGAAAAGGATCAGCTACCCGCCATGCTGATGATGAACCGCGATCCGGAGGTGATGGCTTCGCCTACACTCGAGGCGCCAAAAGATGACCTGATAGAGCTAGCAGAGAGCGAGGAAGCGAAAGGCGCCGACGACAAGAAAGAGGGTAGCAGTATTCGTCGTCGTGTTGAGGAACGACTCGAGATCAGCGAACGTCTgcgtgctcgtcgaccacTTGGCCCAGCTcactttggcttggctcCTCGACCGCGGTCCTCGTCGTTCTCTATCGAAAGCTTTGGGTCGTCGCAACCACCTCGTGGTGCTCTGAGTGATGAGCTGGCCAGCAGCTCCCTTGCGATGCGTCAGGTCATGCGCGACATTCTTGGAACGACGGACAAGTGGTCAACGAACAACGAATCAAATTCGGCTGGTAGCGTCGCAAGCACAGCAGTCAAGGCTAAGTCGACTGCAAAGGAGCCCGAGGTGGATCCAAGTTTCTTTGCTTTGCAGCTTTCGACGTATCCAGACATGCTGCACGACACTGCACCGATTTTACTCCCCGACGAGCCAGCTACTGAGCGACTGATCAAAGCGGTCGACTTTACACCTGTGGTCGACTTTCACAAGATTGGCGTCTTGTATGTTGGACCGGGACAAGAGGAGGAAGTGGACATTCTAAGCAACCGTCACGGCTCACGAGCGTATACGCGCTTCTTGCAAGGACTTGGATACCTGGTCACACTGAAAGACCAAGAGGACGTTTACACGGGTGGACTGGATCGCAACAATGACGAGCATGGCAAGCACGCGTACGTTTGGACGGACGAAATCTGTCAGATTGTCTATCACACAGCGACGTTGATGCCcaacgacgagcgcgaTCCGATTCGACGGTCCAAGAAGGCGCTCATCGGGAACGACTTTGTGCATATCGTGTTCAACGAATCCGGACGCGACTACAAGTTTGGCACAATCGCGGGGCAGTTCAACTACGTCAATGTGTGCATCTCGCCCATGACGCGCGGCGGGGTGAATTTAGGCTCGGCGAATCCGGATGATGCAGTATTCTACCAAGTAACTCTGCAGCGTCGGTCGGGTATGCCTGAATTTTCGCCCGTTGGAGATGGCCAGCTACTGTCGGCGGAAGCTTTGCCGACGTTTGTACGCATCCTGGCGCTGCACAGCAATGTGGCAAGTCAGATATACCTCGACACAGGAGAGGCTATGCAGCCCTACTCGAGCAACTGGGTTTCGCGCTTGGCCCATATCCGACGTGCACGacatcaccatctcgcaAAGTTGTCAAATGCAGACCCCCAacatccagcagcagtcaaACATCAACTCGCCATGTCTGCTAACTCACCCATGGCGGATCTCTACGATTTCACAAAATCCTTCTGA
- a CDS encoding uncharacterized protein (related to QCR6 - ubiquinol--cytochrome-c reductase 17K protein), with protein MPSSSVTLSLPASSDESVFSSVSSFFSSLLPVAHAEEESSDDESDEKESEAEDDEEEEEDEDEDEPEDPAPAIYEECEKSKSCAPLKHHFDECSKRVEEGKGFEGENCIEEFFHLAHCAQECTAPKLFAKLV; from the exons ATGCCGTCGTCATCCGTCACACTATCGCTCCCTGCCTCGAGCGACGAGTCCGTCTTCAGCTCGgtttcgagcttcttctcgtcgctcttgcCTGTCGCTCACGCCGAAGAG GAATCTTCTGATGACGAGTCCGATGAGAAGGAGTCCGAAGCagaggacgatgaggaggaagaagaggacgaggatgaggacgagccCGAAGAC CCTGCGCCTGCCATCTATGAGG AGTGCGAGAAGTCCAAAAGCTGTGCTCCTCTCAAGCACCACTTTGACGAGTGCTCCAAGCGTGTCGAGGAGGGCAAGGGTTTCGAGGGCGAAAACTGCATCGAGGAGTTCT TCCACCTTGCTCACTGCGCACAAGAGTGCACCGCACCCAAGCTtttcgccaagctcgtctaA
- a CDS encoding uncharacterized protein (related to LCB2 - serine C-palmitoyltransferase subunit), producing MAPVPTASTDGLYTETHTTPDGSAKRLSSGAKTSLATSPSLSSFIKKGAPIVAISPPAPSTITMSAAAVEQAGHRRDWSGFPSSPDSSPEVESAAPSLTTGSTSASVESLESVQDAHQRSLKARFNSGKGGASFGAINGLAYGAAGVQPPTSYNSSQDGATLIHSEFGYCANPDYRYTSQHRRGDPLPSPVEEEPSYFTVLTTYISYIILILIGHMRDFTGKRLFPKSYHHLVEHDGYAALNSDFDSFYTRRLKARMDDCFSRPVTGVCGRTVVCLDRVALDYYQTFRLNGEKTRALNISAYNYLGFAQSHGGCADAVETCLRTYGVSSYGNRLGGGHLDLQIQTEKLVAKFVGKEDAVVISMGFATNSTTIPAIAGPGTLIISDEYNHSSIRFGARLSGAHIRQYKHNNMKKLESLLRECISQGMPRTHRPWKKILLIVEGLYSMEGTLVNLPEVMRLKDKYKFHLYVDEAHSVGAIGPHGRGVCDYFGVDPAKVEILMGTFTKSFGAAGGYIAGDKAIVDRIRLCNHANVYGETLSPPVLTQIIASMASIMGVGRDAEELALLPSWVQLPRNLLDGSEGSERLRRLAFNARYLSSGLRKLGFIVYGHRDSPIVPLLIFHPAKMSLFSRMMLDRSSVLPPSQRFAVETSHLTSEQLKAIEDPASPTNMDRPARPPIVVVVVAYPATPLISSRVRFCVSASHTKKDIDDVLRACDEVGTLLHLKYGSGGPGGRWPVDKVIDRCLDLVHWNGEDAIN from the coding sequence ATGGCGCCTGTCCCAACAGCAAGTACCGACGGCCTCTACACAGAAACACACACTACCCCAGACGGCTCTGCTAAAAGATTGAGCTCTGGCGCCAAGACGTCCCTTGCTACTTCGCCTTCGCTTTCCTCTTTTATAAAAAAGGGCGCTCCCATCGTTGCTATCTCACCTCCCGCTCCCTCAACTATCACCATGTCAGCCGCAGCAGTCGAGCAGGCAGGCCATCGTCGCGACTGGTCTGGCTTCCCATCGAGCCCTGACAGCTCTCCCGAAGTCGAATCTGCGGCACCAAGCCTGACAACTGGCTCCACTTCGGCTTCCGTCGAGAGTCTCGAGTCGGTACAGGATGCGCATCAACGTAGCCTCAAGGCCCGCTTCAACTCGGGCAAAGGCGGCGCTTCCTTTGGCGCCATCAACGGTCTCGCATATGGCGCGGCTGGTGTGCAGCCCCCCACGAGCTacaacagcagccaagACGGAGCAACTCTGATTCACTCGGAGTTTGGTTACTGTGCTAACCCTGACTACCGCTACACTTCACAACATCGTCGTGGAGATCCGCTTCCCAGTCCTGTCGAAGAAGAACCAAGCTACTTTACCGTGCTCACGACCTATATCAGCTACATTATTCTTATCCTTATCGGCCACATGCGCGACTTTACCGGAAAGCGTCTCTTCCCCAAGAGCTATCaccatcttgtcgagcacgACGGATATGCCGCACTCAATTCGGATTTCGACAGCTTCTACACACGTCGTCTCAAGGCTCGTATGGATGACTGCTTCAGTCGCCCCGTCACTGGTGTCTGTGGCCGAACCGTCGTTTGCCTGGACCGCGTTGCGCTCGACTACTACCAGACTTTCCGTCTGAACGGCGAAAAGACGCGTGCGCTCAACATCAGTGCCTACAACTACCTCGGATTCGCGCAGTCACATGGCGGCTGCGCTGATGCAGTTGAAACCTGCCTGCGCACATACGGTGTCAGCAGTTACGGAAACCGACTCGGTGGCGGTCATCTGGACCTGCAGATCCAGACTGAGAAACTGGTGGCCAAGTTTGTTGGCAAGGAAGACGCCGTTGTCATCAGCATGGGCTTTGCTACCAACAGCACCACTATCCCAGCTATCGCTGGCCCTGGAACCTTGATTATCTCGGATGAATACAACCACagctcgattcgattcgGAGCTCGTCTCAGCGGCGCGCACATCCGCCAGTACAAGCATAACAACAtgaagaagctcgaatcACTGCTGCGCGAGTGTATCAGTCAAGGGATGCCACGCACGCATCGGCCCTGGAAAAAAATCCTTCTTATTGTCGAGGGCCTCTACTCGATGGAGGGTACCTTGGTCAACCTGCCTGAAGTAATGCGTCTCAAGGACAAGTACAAGTTCCACCTGTACGTTGACGAGGCTCACTCGGTCGGTGCGATCGGCCCCCACGGGCGTGGTGTGTGCGACTACTTTGGCGTGGATCccgccaaggtcgagatcCTCATGGGAACTTTTACGAAATCGTTTGGTGCCGCAGGAGGATACATTGCAGGTGACAAGGCCATAGTCGATCGGATTCGGTTGTGCAACCACGCCAACGTTTACGGCGAGACGCTCTCGCCTCCGGTGTTGACGCAGATCATCGCATCGATGGCTTCGATCATGGGTGTGGGCCGAGATGCCGAAGAGCTGGCACTTCTGCCAAGCTGGGTTCAGCTGCCACGCAACCTTCTCGACGGCAGTGAAGGTAGTGAGCGATTGCGTCGACTTGCCTTCAACGCTCGCTATCTCAGCAGTGGTCTTCGCAAGCTCGGTTTTATCGTGTATGGACATCGCGACTCTCCGATTGTGCCACTGCTCATCTTCCATCCTGCCAAGATGTCACTGTTTTCGCGAATGATGCTCGACCGTTCGTCGGTGTTGCCACCTTCGCAGCGATTCGCTGTTGAAACGTCGCACCTGACCtccgagcagctcaaggcgaTCGAAGACCCAGCTTCGCCTACCAACATGGACCGTCCTGCTCGCCCACCGATTGTGGTGGTCGTGGTGGCGTATCCTGCCACTCCACTGATTTCGTCGCGTGTGCGATTCTGCGTCAGCGCTTCGCATACCAAGAAGGATATCGATGATGTTTTGCGTGCGTgcgacgaggtgggcacgctgctgcatctcaAGTACGGTTCCGGTGGCCCAGGTGGAAGGTGGCCGGTCGACAAGGTGATTGATCGCTGTCTGGATTTGGTTCACTGGAACGGCGAAGACGCGATCAACTAG
- a CDS encoding 60S ribosomal protein eL24: MKVEICAFSQRKIYPGKGRLYVRGDNKVFRFVSSKNESLFLQRKNPRKIAWTVVYRRLHKKGVTEEVAKKRSRKTVKHQRGIVGASLEQINARRNQKPEVRAAARQAAVAKSKEDKKAKAEVRKANKVKSLGAGGAGPQVSRQQMKGGAGKVRV; this comes from the exons ATGAAGGTCGAGATTTGCGCATTCTCTCAGAGGAAGATCTACCC TGGCAAGGGTCGTCTCTACGTCCGTGGTGACAACAAG GTCTTCCGCTTTGTGAGCTCCAAGAACGAGTCTCTCTTCCTGCAGCGCAAGAACCCTCGTAAGATCGCCTGGACTGTCGTATACCGCCGACTCCACAAGAAGGGTGTCACCGAGGAGgtggccaagaagcgctcgcGCAAGACGGTAAAGCACCAGCGTGGTATCGTTGGTGcttcgctcgagcagatcaacgCTCGCCGAAACCAGAAGCCTGAGGTTCGTGCCGCTGCCCGCCAAGCTGCGGTTGCTAAGAGCAAGGAGgacaagaaggccaaggccGAGGTTCGCAAGGCCAACAAGGTCAAGTCGCTTGGCGCCGGCGGTGCTGGTCCCCAGGTCTCGCGACAGCAGATGAAGGGTGGTGCTGGCAAGGTCCGTGTCTAA